The following coding sequences are from one Stegostoma tigrinum isolate sSteTig4 chromosome 11, sSteTig4.hap1, whole genome shotgun sequence window:
- the bhlhe40 gene encoding class E basic helix-loop-helix protein 40 isoform X1: MDRITAGQPPPCLPKIPIFENNEMQGMEFSHMFVYKAKRGLKRGDDSKETYKLPHRLIEKKRRDRINECIAQLKDMLPEHLKLTTLGHLEKAVVLELTLKHVKALTGLIEQQQQKILALQNGLQIGEQTAKATESSHEMFQSGFQMCAKEVLQFLAKHENLRELKPAHLINHLQKMGADIHSGGCINGIGQTSTRFPEGDFRSKPLSEAEGPGKNCVPVIQRTCPASGEQSGSDTDTDSGYGGEPDKSDSKHDLESPRGENKLKHPLAERFISIKQEYEEPPVKKARMELSEEDTQIANGDLAVGSFLGHHAPPLCVPFYLLPPSAAAAYMPMLEKCWYPTSMPVLYPGLPTSAALTGLMSPDKLSPLLIPHRGTSPVCGSPTMDTSALIQALKQVPPLSVETKD; the protein is encoded by the exons ATGGACAGGATCACCGCTGGCCAGCCACCTCCTTGCCTGCCGAAAATCCCAATTTTTGAAAATAACGAGATGCAAGG AATGGAATTCTCTCACATGTTTGTTTATAAAGCCAAGAGGGGATTAAAGAGAGGTGACGACAGCAAG gAAACGTATAAATTACCACACCGGCTGATCGAAAAGAAAAGACGGGATAGGATTAATGAATGCATAGCCCAGTTAAAGGACATGCTGCCTGAACATCTCAAACTGACG ACTTTGGGACATTTGGAGAAGGCTGTGGTACTTGAGCTTACCTTGAAACACGTGAAGGCATTGACTGGCCTCAttgaacagcagcagcagaaaatATTAGCCCTGCAAAATGGTCTGCAAATCG GTGAACAAACAGCCAAGGCGACTGAGTCAAGCCATGAGATGTTTCAGTCTGGCTTCCAGATGTGTGCCAAAGAGGTGCTGCAATTCCTGGCAAAGCATGAAAACCTGAGAGAGTTGAAGCCTGCGCACCTGATCAATCACCTTCAGAAGATGGGGGCAGACATCCATTCTGGGGGATGCATTAATGGGATAGGGCAGACCTCGACACGGTTCCCAGAAGGAGACTTCAGGTCCAAGCCCTTGAGTGAGGCTGAAGGTCCTGGCAAAAACTGTGTGCCTGTAATCCAGAGGACTTGTCCAGCCAGTGGTGAGCAGAGCGGCAGTGATACCGACACCGACAGCGGGTACGGTGGCGAGCCCGACAAAAGTGACTCCAAGCACGACCTGGAGAGCCCCAGGGGAGAGAACAAGCTGAAACACCCTTTGGCAGAAAGATTTATCTCCATTAAACAAGAATATGAGGAGCCCCCAGTCAAGAAAGCTCGAATGGAGCTGTCTGAGGAAGACACCCAGATCGCTAATGGAGACCTGGCTGTGGGCAGCTTCCTAGGGCATCACGCACCTCCTCTGTGTGTGCCTTTCTATCTGCTGCCTCCATCTGCAGCTGCTGCATACATGCCCATGCTGGAGAAATGTTGGTACCCAACCTCAATGCCAGTCTTGTATCCTGGGTTACCGACATCAGCTGCACTGACTGGCCTGATGAGCCCGGATAAACTCTCCCCTCTCTTGATCCCTCATCGGGGAACTTCACCGGTCTGTGGATCTCCCACAATGGACACATCTGCTCTGATCCAAGCCCTGAAACAAGTCCCACCCTTGAGTGTAGAAACCAAAGACTGA
- the bhlhe40 gene encoding class E basic helix-loop-helix protein 40 isoform X2: MEFSHMFVYKAKRGLKRGDDSKETYKLPHRLIEKKRRDRINECIAQLKDMLPEHLKLTTLGHLEKAVVLELTLKHVKALTGLIEQQQQKILALQNGLQIGEQTAKATESSHEMFQSGFQMCAKEVLQFLAKHENLRELKPAHLINHLQKMGADIHSGGCINGIGQTSTRFPEGDFRSKPLSEAEGPGKNCVPVIQRTCPASGEQSGSDTDTDSGYGGEPDKSDSKHDLESPRGENKLKHPLAERFISIKQEYEEPPVKKARMELSEEDTQIANGDLAVGSFLGHHAPPLCVPFYLLPPSAAAAYMPMLEKCWYPTSMPVLYPGLPTSAALTGLMSPDKLSPLLIPHRGTSPVCGSPTMDTSALIQALKQVPPLSVETKD, translated from the exons ATGGAATTCTCTCACATGTTTGTTTATAAAGCCAAGAGGGGATTAAAGAGAGGTGACGACAGCAAG gAAACGTATAAATTACCACACCGGCTGATCGAAAAGAAAAGACGGGATAGGATTAATGAATGCATAGCCCAGTTAAAGGACATGCTGCCTGAACATCTCAAACTGACG ACTTTGGGACATTTGGAGAAGGCTGTGGTACTTGAGCTTACCTTGAAACACGTGAAGGCATTGACTGGCCTCAttgaacagcagcagcagaaaatATTAGCCCTGCAAAATGGTCTGCAAATCG GTGAACAAACAGCCAAGGCGACTGAGTCAAGCCATGAGATGTTTCAGTCTGGCTTCCAGATGTGTGCCAAAGAGGTGCTGCAATTCCTGGCAAAGCATGAAAACCTGAGAGAGTTGAAGCCTGCGCACCTGATCAATCACCTTCAGAAGATGGGGGCAGACATCCATTCTGGGGGATGCATTAATGGGATAGGGCAGACCTCGACACGGTTCCCAGAAGGAGACTTCAGGTCCAAGCCCTTGAGTGAGGCTGAAGGTCCTGGCAAAAACTGTGTGCCTGTAATCCAGAGGACTTGTCCAGCCAGTGGTGAGCAGAGCGGCAGTGATACCGACACCGACAGCGGGTACGGTGGCGAGCCCGACAAAAGTGACTCCAAGCACGACCTGGAGAGCCCCAGGGGAGAGAACAAGCTGAAACACCCTTTGGCAGAAAGATTTATCTCCATTAAACAAGAATATGAGGAGCCCCCAGTCAAGAAAGCTCGAATGGAGCTGTCTGAGGAAGACACCCAGATCGCTAATGGAGACCTGGCTGTGGGCAGCTTCCTAGGGCATCACGCACCTCCTCTGTGTGTGCCTTTCTATCTGCTGCCTCCATCTGCAGCTGCTGCATACATGCCCATGCTGGAGAAATGTTGGTACCCAACCTCAATGCCAGTCTTGTATCCTGGGTTACCGACATCAGCTGCACTGACTGGCCTGATGAGCCCGGATAAACTCTCCCCTCTCTTGATCCCTCATCGGGGAACTTCACCGGTCTGTGGATCTCCCACAATGGACACATCTGCTCTGATCCAAGCCCTGAAACAAGTCCCACCCTTGAGTGTAGAAACCAAAGACTGA